The proteins below come from a single Branchiostoma floridae strain S238N-H82 chromosome 5, Bfl_VNyyK, whole genome shotgun sequence genomic window:
- the LOC118415137 gene encoding run domain Beclin-1-interacting and cysteine-rich domain-containing protein-like isoform X2, translating into MAASSDGEDFFINSEHQALLRALKSTVEGLLATRTSNVFSTYGGLPRMYRAVEDILRNGLKERRGLFGNVTDYWAFIKGLRWLHPTLAPALEKASRFSDAQEQEEADPGRAWLRKSLENHNLATQLKVLTDNKDHLRKCYEDTSFLCNQRCVAAMLLCLQAVEQNNPAILAQIDPTLLTVATTDHRNIYVRSASLPASIGRESNHNVNLPLFSPPREKEFVHVTTTAEHATPISSNIGLSSDGKSAARNVLMSILEGKKTDSTDVININKMSPNSCSSQLGIAYNRNDDIADLAFSPVVDSPLSVRKVSSDSALLLGRMVCQCNTEIGRDDLLNANVNSFGDSTYNVCQRCGLVQQTPDKTVPAVRKELSRVEENGNDEEDIGITIKPHHTEPMDISPVGNPPSTPKKTHGRSKSDANLQALKKVPKQKTEDAVEEETASLLSSSLPARVEAMEKAMENKKHEDDKDETDSGVAGVTDSTYISRPMEGEFLMTYLSAQDFRTCPDLDKENAHFSISEALIAAIEQIRCTQVPRRLSEDEEEDASDEEIQNLKHQIRVRRRERLHKRAQFPAFNSDGTSITTSGDTEPFSSPPGSTVVSDSCPSSEEDDSHRQTNINDSSISQTVHSSFSESESRSASLNPTSDRSGSMTDSSFYGATSDCTSAEAVAISLLKKFSHNQLPKASDLEWLVSEQDVPQALLPMPTSLPVSPDEGENSDLVSTLTKRTRLRGNLQWAPPRAQVVFNIHPPPKRKIILAKQSYMCAGCGTKVEPGFMKRFRYCEYLGKYFCQCCHTNASSMIPGKIIHKWDFRKYYVSNFSLDLINKMHTEPLFNISDINPALYRKVRALDAVRDVRQQLYHLRNFLRTCRLGQNLYSEFKKLPDHLTHDPHVFSISDLLQVKNGELIGPLKDFVEDAVTHVKQCELCQAKGFYCEVCGNDTDIIFPFEVQKCTQCALCGSCYHRGCFHNGNCPKCARIRARREQLAQAKPSVSDSSDEGQE; encoded by the exons ATGGCGGCTTCCAGTGACGGCGAAGACTTTTTCATCAATTCGGAACATCAAGCGCTCTTGCGTGCGCTGAAATCGACCGTAGAAGGCCTCCTGGCTACCAGAACCAGCAATGTTTTCTCCACGTACGGAGGCCTGCCTAGGATGTACCGGGCAGTGGAAGATATACTCCGCAACGGACTGAAGGAAAGGCGTGGATTATTTGGAAACGTCACCGATTATTGGGCATTCATAAAGGGTCTGCGGTGGCTGCACCCGACCCTTGCACCGGCTCTGGAGAAGGCGAGCCGCTTTTCTGATGCACAGGAACAGGAGGAAGCCGACCCGGGCCGGGCCTGGCTCAGGAAAAGCTTGGAAAACCACAACTTGGCAACCCAACTGAAAGTCTTGACCGACAACAAGGACCATTTGCGAAAGTGTTATGAAGACACAAGTTTCCTATGTAACCAAAGATGTGTAGCTGCCATGTTGCTGTGTCTGCAAGCTGTAGAGCAGAATAACCCAGCCATCCTAGCACAGATCGATCCCACATTACTCACAGTCGCAACAACGGATCACAGAAACATCTATGTCCGTAGTGCCTCCCTCCCTGCCAGCATTGGACGTGAGTCCAACCACAACGTCAACCTACCCTTATTTTCCCCTCCGAGGGAAAAGGAATTTGTTCATGTAACAACTACAGCAGAACATGCAACTCCTATCAGCAGTAACATCGGACTCAGTTCAGATGGCAAGTCAGCAGCGCGGAACGTTCTTATGTCTATTCTTGAGGGAAAGAAGACTGATAGTACCGACGTCATAAACATTAACAAAATGTCACCAAACTCCTGCAGCAGTCAACTGGGGATTGCATATAACAGGAATGATGACATAGCTGATTTGGCATTCAGCCCAGTGGTGGACAGCCCGTTGTCAGTAAGAAAAGTGAGCAGTGACAGTGCTTTGTTACTGGGAAGAATGGTGTGTCAGTGCAATACTGAAATAGGGAGAGACGATCTGTTGAATGcaaatgtgaacagctttggTGACAGTACTTACAATGTGTGCCAGAGATGTGGTTTGGTTCAGCAGACACCGGACAAGACTGTTCCTGCTGTGAGAAAGGAACTGTCAAGAGTTGAAGAGAATGGAAATGATGAAGAAGACATTGGTATAACTATAAAGCCACATCATACAGAACCCATGGATATTTCGCCAGTAGGGAATCCCCCAAGTACTCCAAAGAAGACACATGGCAGGTCCAAGTCAGATGCAAACCTTCAGGCATTGAAGAAGGTGCCGAAACAGAAGACAGAAGATGCTGTTGAGGAAGAGACAGCCAGTCTGCTGTCCAGCTCCTTACCTGCACGAGTGGAGGCCATGGAGAAGGCCATGGAAAACAAGAAGCATGAAGACGACAAGGACGAAACTGACTCGGGCGTGGCAGGAGTCACAGACAGTACCTACATCTCAAGACCAATGGAGGGGGAGTTCCTGATGACGTACCTGTCAGCCCAGGACTTCCGCACATGCCCAGACCTGGACAAGGAGAACGCACACTTTAGCATCTCTGAAGCATTGATTGCGGCCATCGAACAGATCAGATGTACCCAG GTTCCAAGAAGGCTgtcagaagatgaagaagaggaTGCTTCAGATGAAGAGATCCAGAACCTGAAGCATCAGATTCGCGTGCGTCGGCGGGAGCGGCTGCACAAGCGTGCCCAGTTCCCTGCCTTTAACAGTGACGGTACCTCCATCACCACCAGCGGGGACACCGAACCCTTCAGCTCACCTCCAG GCTCTACAGTAGTGTCGGACTCGTGCCCATCCAGCGAGGAGGATGACAGTCACCGTCAGACCAACATCAATGACTCCTCCATCTCCCAGACCGTCCACTCCTCCTTCTCCGAGTCAGAGAGTCGCAGTGCCTCCCTGAACCCGACCAGCGACAGAAGCGGCTCCATGACAGACTCCTCCTTTTATGGTGCCACCAGTGACTGCACGTCTGCCGAGGCTGTAGCCATCTCCCTCCTAAAGAAGTTTTCCCACAACCAGCTTCCCAAGGCCTCGGACCTGGAGTGGCTGGTGTCCGAGCAGGACGTCCCCCAGGCCCTGCTGCCCATGCCCACCAGTCTGCCCGTGTCACCTGACGAGGGGGAGAATTCCGACCTGGTCAGCACCCTGACCAAAAGGACCCGTCTCCGTGGGAACCTCCAGTGGGCCCCGCCCCGGGCACAAGTCGTCTTCAACATCCACCCTCCCCCCAAGAGGAAGATAATCCTTGCAAAGCAGAGTTATATGTGTGCCGGCTGTGGCACCAAAGTTGAGCCTGGGTTCATGAAGAGGTTTCGGTACTGTGAGTACCTAGGTAAGTACTTCTGCCAGTGCTGCCACACCAATGCCTCCTCTATGATTCCTGGTAAGATCATCCACAAGTGGGACTTCAGGAAGTATTACGTCTCCAACTTCTCCCTCGATTTAATCAACAAGATGCACACTGAGCCTCTCTTTAACATATCAGACATAAACCCTGCACTGTACAGAAAGGTGCGTGCCTTGGACGCTGTGAGGGACGTTCGGCAACAGCTGTATCATCTCCGCAATTTCCTCCGCACCTGTCGTCTAGGACAGAACCTGTACTCCGAGTTTAAAAAACTCCCAGATCACCTGACCCATGACCCCCACGTTTTCTCCATCAGCGATCTGCTTCAAGTGAAGAATGGGGAGTTGATTGGTCCACTGAAGGACTTTGTCGAGGATGCAGTAACCCATGTGAAACAGTGTGAGTTGTGCCAGGCTAAAGGGTTTTACTGCGAGGTGTGTGGGAACGACACAGACATCATCTTCCCCTTTGAGGTGCAGAAGTGTACCCAGTGTGCCTTGTGCGGGTCCTGTTACCACAGGGGGTGTTTCCACAATGGGAACTGCCCCAAGTGTGCCAGGATAAGGGCCAGGAGAGAGCAGCTTGCCCAGGCCAAGCCCAGTGTGTCCGATAGCTCTGATGAAGGACAAGAATGA
- the LOC118415137 gene encoding run domain Beclin-1-interacting and cysteine-rich domain-containing protein-like isoform X1, which produces MAASSDGEDFFINSEHQALLRALKSTVEGLLATRTSNVFSTYGGLPRMYRAVEDILRNGLKERRGLFGNVTDYWAFIKGLRWLHPTLAPALEKASRFSDAQEQEEADPGRAWLRKSLENHNLATQLKVLTDNKDHLRKCYEDTSFLCNQRCVAAMLLCLQAVEQNNPAILAQIDPTLLTVATTDHRNIYVRSASLPASIGRESNHNVNLPLFSPPREKEFVHVTTTAEHATPISSNIGLSSDGKSAARNVLMSILEGKKTDSTDVININKMSPNSCSSQLGIAYNRNDDIADLAFSPVVDSPLSVRKVSSDSALLLGRMVCQCNTEIGRDDLLNANVNSFGDSTYNVCQRCGLVQQTPDKTVPAVRKELSRVEENGNDEEDIGITIKPHHTEPMDISPVGNPPSTPKKTHGRSKSDANLQALKKVPKQKTEDAVEEETASLLSSSLPARVEAMEKAMENKKHEDDKDETDSGVAGVTDSTYISRPMEGEFLMTYLSAQDFRTCPDLDKENAHFSISEALIAAIEQIRCTQVPRRLSEDEEEDASDEEIQNLKHQIRVRRRERLHKRAQFPAFNSDGTSITTSGDTEPFSSPPGLIHITIHRGSTVVSDSCPSSEEDDSHRQTNINDSSISQTVHSSFSESESRSASLNPTSDRSGSMTDSSFYGATSDCTSAEAVAISLLKKFSHNQLPKASDLEWLVSEQDVPQALLPMPTSLPVSPDEGENSDLVSTLTKRTRLRGNLQWAPPRAQVVFNIHPPPKRKIILAKQSYMCAGCGTKVEPGFMKRFRYCEYLGKYFCQCCHTNASSMIPGKIIHKWDFRKYYVSNFSLDLINKMHTEPLFNISDINPALYRKVRALDAVRDVRQQLYHLRNFLRTCRLGQNLYSEFKKLPDHLTHDPHVFSISDLLQVKNGELIGPLKDFVEDAVTHVKQCELCQAKGFYCEVCGNDTDIIFPFEVQKCTQCALCGSCYHRGCFHNGNCPKCARIRARREQLAQAKPSVSDSSDEGQE; this is translated from the exons ATGGCGGCTTCCAGTGACGGCGAAGACTTTTTCATCAATTCGGAACATCAAGCGCTCTTGCGTGCGCTGAAATCGACCGTAGAAGGCCTCCTGGCTACCAGAACCAGCAATGTTTTCTCCACGTACGGAGGCCTGCCTAGGATGTACCGGGCAGTGGAAGATATACTCCGCAACGGACTGAAGGAAAGGCGTGGATTATTTGGAAACGTCACCGATTATTGGGCATTCATAAAGGGTCTGCGGTGGCTGCACCCGACCCTTGCACCGGCTCTGGAGAAGGCGAGCCGCTTTTCTGATGCACAGGAACAGGAGGAAGCCGACCCGGGCCGGGCCTGGCTCAGGAAAAGCTTGGAAAACCACAACTTGGCAACCCAACTGAAAGTCTTGACCGACAACAAGGACCATTTGCGAAAGTGTTATGAAGACACAAGTTTCCTATGTAACCAAAGATGTGTAGCTGCCATGTTGCTGTGTCTGCAAGCTGTAGAGCAGAATAACCCAGCCATCCTAGCACAGATCGATCCCACATTACTCACAGTCGCAACAACGGATCACAGAAACATCTATGTCCGTAGTGCCTCCCTCCCTGCCAGCATTGGACGTGAGTCCAACCACAACGTCAACCTACCCTTATTTTCCCCTCCGAGGGAAAAGGAATTTGTTCATGTAACAACTACAGCAGAACATGCAACTCCTATCAGCAGTAACATCGGACTCAGTTCAGATGGCAAGTCAGCAGCGCGGAACGTTCTTATGTCTATTCTTGAGGGAAAGAAGACTGATAGTACCGACGTCATAAACATTAACAAAATGTCACCAAACTCCTGCAGCAGTCAACTGGGGATTGCATATAACAGGAATGATGACATAGCTGATTTGGCATTCAGCCCAGTGGTGGACAGCCCGTTGTCAGTAAGAAAAGTGAGCAGTGACAGTGCTTTGTTACTGGGAAGAATGGTGTGTCAGTGCAATACTGAAATAGGGAGAGACGATCTGTTGAATGcaaatgtgaacagctttggTGACAGTACTTACAATGTGTGCCAGAGATGTGGTTTGGTTCAGCAGACACCGGACAAGACTGTTCCTGCTGTGAGAAAGGAACTGTCAAGAGTTGAAGAGAATGGAAATGATGAAGAAGACATTGGTATAACTATAAAGCCACATCATACAGAACCCATGGATATTTCGCCAGTAGGGAATCCCCCAAGTACTCCAAAGAAGACACATGGCAGGTCCAAGTCAGATGCAAACCTTCAGGCATTGAAGAAGGTGCCGAAACAGAAGACAGAAGATGCTGTTGAGGAAGAGACAGCCAGTCTGCTGTCCAGCTCCTTACCTGCACGAGTGGAGGCCATGGAGAAGGCCATGGAAAACAAGAAGCATGAAGACGACAAGGACGAAACTGACTCGGGCGTGGCAGGAGTCACAGACAGTACCTACATCTCAAGACCAATGGAGGGGGAGTTCCTGATGACGTACCTGTCAGCCCAGGACTTCCGCACATGCCCAGACCTGGACAAGGAGAACGCACACTTTAGCATCTCTGAAGCATTGATTGCGGCCATCGAACAGATCAGATGTACCCAG GTTCCAAGAAGGCTgtcagaagatgaagaagaggaTGCTTCAGATGAAGAGATCCAGAACCTGAAGCATCAGATTCGCGTGCGTCGGCGGGAGCGGCTGCACAAGCGTGCCCAGTTCCCTGCCTTTAACAGTGACGGTACCTCCATCACCACCAGCGGGGACACCGAACCCTTCAGCTCACCTCCAG GTCTGATTCACATAACAATTCACAGAG GCTCTACAGTAGTGTCGGACTCGTGCCCATCCAGCGAGGAGGATGACAGTCACCGTCAGACCAACATCAATGACTCCTCCATCTCCCAGACCGTCCACTCCTCCTTCTCCGAGTCAGAGAGTCGCAGTGCCTCCCTGAACCCGACCAGCGACAGAAGCGGCTCCATGACAGACTCCTCCTTTTATGGTGCCACCAGTGACTGCACGTCTGCCGAGGCTGTAGCCATCTCCCTCCTAAAGAAGTTTTCCCACAACCAGCTTCCCAAGGCCTCGGACCTGGAGTGGCTGGTGTCCGAGCAGGACGTCCCCCAGGCCCTGCTGCCCATGCCCACCAGTCTGCCCGTGTCACCTGACGAGGGGGAGAATTCCGACCTGGTCAGCACCCTGACCAAAAGGACCCGTCTCCGTGGGAACCTCCAGTGGGCCCCGCCCCGGGCACAAGTCGTCTTCAACATCCACCCTCCCCCCAAGAGGAAGATAATCCTTGCAAAGCAGAGTTATATGTGTGCCGGCTGTGGCACCAAAGTTGAGCCTGGGTTCATGAAGAGGTTTCGGTACTGTGAGTACCTAGGTAAGTACTTCTGCCAGTGCTGCCACACCAATGCCTCCTCTATGATTCCTGGTAAGATCATCCACAAGTGGGACTTCAGGAAGTATTACGTCTCCAACTTCTCCCTCGATTTAATCAACAAGATGCACACTGAGCCTCTCTTTAACATATCAGACATAAACCCTGCACTGTACAGAAAGGTGCGTGCCTTGGACGCTGTGAGGGACGTTCGGCAACAGCTGTATCATCTCCGCAATTTCCTCCGCACCTGTCGTCTAGGACAGAACCTGTACTCCGAGTTTAAAAAACTCCCAGATCACCTGACCCATGACCCCCACGTTTTCTCCATCAGCGATCTGCTTCAAGTGAAGAATGGGGAGTTGATTGGTCCACTGAAGGACTTTGTCGAGGATGCAGTAACCCATGTGAAACAGTGTGAGTTGTGCCAGGCTAAAGGGTTTTACTGCGAGGTGTGTGGGAACGACACAGACATCATCTTCCCCTTTGAGGTGCAGAAGTGTACCCAGTGTGCCTTGTGCGGGTCCTGTTACCACAGGGGGTGTTTCCACAATGGGAACTGCCCCAAGTGTGCCAGGATAAGGGCCAGGAGAGAGCAGCTTGCCCAGGCCAAGCCCAGTGTGTCCGATAGCTCTGATGAAGGACAAGAATGA
- the LOC118415138 gene encoding zinc finger protein 729-like has translation MQHSSSKRKARKTVAQKQTHSGGTRKKQRKAPKKGTPKMRTRAKSTNKRLFKCQECDNSVSKKCLLKSHVMAKHTGERPFKCQQCDYSATQSHYLKDHVMAIHKGERPHKCQHCDYSATQKCALNRHVRARHTTERSFKCQHCDYSAKTMRVLKVHVMARHTGEKPHKCQQCDYSTTQKTALRMHVKARHTGDRKRPFKCQQCNYSATGLHGLKMHVIARHTGEKPYKCQHCDYSAAQRGALKVHVMAKHTGERPFKCQHCEYSATSKGILKQHVKAKHSDERLYKCEQCDYSAIKMCDLKAHVMAMHTGEAPHQCPQCDYSAPRRNTLRMHIKAKHTGERPHKCPRCDYAALKADTLKDHIMAKHTGEKPHHCNYCDYSATQKSSLNSHIRSVHSGERPFQCDLCDYSASQRGHLKDHIMAKHSNHRPHKCTQCDYSAMTKQRLNRHMALHTNKKPFKCEICSYSSIQKQDLERHLAIKHRGETPYKCDICDRSLASKAGLKRHMAATHAVEKPHKCIVCSYSAAEECMLKRHMSTHTKEKPYKCDVCDYSATLKSILKQHMIIHSGEKPFQCDVCKFSTASKSSLKTHLTIHTGEKKYKCDICGYATANLSYFKQHVAMHTGEKLYKCELCDYSTAIRTGLTQHMATHTGDKPYKCDICGYSAARMSALKKHMTRHTDEQPYKCDVCSYSSVRLSSLRRHMTIHTGTDLKK, from the coding sequence ATGCAGCACAGCAGCAGCAAGAGGAAAGCGAGGAAAACTGTGGCCCAGAAACAGACTCACTCAGGAGGGACGAGGAAGAAGCAGCGCAAGGCACCCAAGAAGGGTACCCCGAAGATGCGTACCAGGGCAAAATCCACCAATAAGAGGTTGTTCAAGTGCCAGGAGTGTGACAATTCTGTCTCAAAAAAGTGCTTGCTGAAATCGCATGTGATGgccaaacacacaggtgagaggCCCTTCAAATGCCaacagtgcgactattctgcaacacagTCGCATTACCTAAAGGATCATGTAATGGCTATACACAAAGGTGAGAGGCCACACAAGTGTCaacattgtgactattctgcaacacagaAGTGTGCCCTGAATAGGCATGTAAGGGCTAGACACACCACCGAGAGGTCGTTCAAGTGCCAGCattgcgactattctgcaaAAACAATGCGTGTccttaaagtacatgtaatggcaaggcacactggtgaaaaaccacACAAGTGCCAacaatgtgactattctacaaCACAGAAGACTGCCCTGAGGATGCATGTGAAGGCTAGGCACACAGGCGACCGTAAGAGACCGTTCAAGTGCCAGCAGTGCAACTATTCTGCTACAGGGCTGCATGGCCTGAAAATGCATGTAATTGCTagacacacaggtgagaaaccatacaagtgccaacattgtgactattctgcagcacagagaGGAGCCCTGAAAGTGCATGTGATGGCTAAACATACCGGTGAGAGACCGTTCAAGTGTCAGCATTGTGAATATTCCGCAACAAGTAAGGGCATCCTGAAGCAACATGTTAAGGCTAAACATAGCGATGAGAGGCTGTACAAATGCGaacagtgtgactattctgcaataAAAATGTGTGACCTCAAGGCACATGTAATGGCTATGCACACAGGTGAGGCGCCACACCAGTGCCcgcagtgtgactattctgcaccACGAAGGAATACCCTGAGGATGCATATAAAggctaaacacactggtgagagaccacaCAAGTGCCCTCGATGTGACTATGCTGCTTTAAAGGCGGATACCCTGAAAGATCACATTAtggccaaacacaccggtgagaaaccacACCATTGTAACTATTGTGACTATTCAGCAACCCAAAAAAGCAGCCTCAACAGCCACATTAGGTCAGTACACTCTGGGGAGAGACCATTTCAGTGTGATCTCTGTGATTATTCTGCATCACAGAGGGGTCATCTGAAGGACCACATCATGGCGAAGCACAGCAACCACAGGCCTCACAAATGCAcgcagtgcgactattctgcaatGACCAAACAAAGATTGAATCGTCACATGGCTTTGCATACAAATAAGAAACCATTTAAGTGTGAGATATGCAGCTACTCTTCCATCCAAAAACAGGATCTGGAACGACACTTGGCAATCAAACACAGAGGAGAGACCCCTTACAAGTGTGACATCTGTGATCGCTCTTTAGCCAGTAAAGCAGGTTTAAAACGGCACATGGCGGCTACACATGCTGTTGAGAAGCCACACAAATGTATTGTTTGCAGTTACTCTGCAGCAGAGGAATGCATGTTAAAAAGACACATGTCTACACACACTAAGGAGAAGCCTTACAAATGCGACGTTTGTGATTATTCAGCAACATTGAAGTCGATTCTAAAACAACACATGATCATACACTCCGGTGAGAAGCCATTCCAATGTGATGTTTGCAAATTCTCCACAGCATCAAAGTCAAGTTTAAAGACGCATTTGACCatacacactggcgagaaaaaGTACAAGTGTGACATTTGTGGATATGCTACAGCAAATCTGTCTTACTTCAAACAACACGTGGCCAtgcacactggtgagaagctGTACAAATGTGAACTTTGCGACTATTCTACAGCAATAAGGACAGGTTTAACCCAACACATGGCCACACACACGGGTGACAAgccatacaaatgtgacatctgcggttattctgctgcacgaatGTCTGCTTTGAAAAAACACATGACCAGACACACAGATGAGcagccttacaaatgtgacgtCTGTAGTTACTCTTCAGTACGACTCAGCAGTCTGAGACGTCACATGACCATACATACAGGCACAGACCTTAAAAAGTGA
- the LOC118415141 gene encoding phytanoyl-CoA dioxygenase, peroxisomal-like yields MAANRLKTITQHLTVSPEGSQGGLKVTAVPRSGGLSSVPTSHEFRYTVDGGVLTHQQRKFYEENGFLVIKNLISHDKIDVYRQYFEDICRGEVTVPGLTIMKDISLLKSKANLPKDSSSVTKIQQFQDDPVLMGYCADPEVLQYVESFSGPNISVVHTMLINKPPDPGSKTSRHPLHQDMYYFPWRPVDRVVCAWTAMEHVDRSNGCLVVLPGSHREGVIKEHDSRKFQGGVNYLYHGILDFDEKSPRVHLEMEKGDTVFFHPLLIHGSGMNRTKGFRKAISGHYFQTDSTIIDVTGTVQEKAQRETVEMFLKKGKLPKDHPLNKMSMKELAFVITEGRSRVVRGKPAGLQY; encoded by the exons ATGGCTGCCAACAGGCTGAAGACTATCACACAGCACCTGACAGTGTCGCCTGAAGGGTCTCAGGGTGGACTT AAGGTGACAGCTGTCCCCAGGAGTGGTGGACTCTCCAGCGTCCCGACTAGCCATGAGTTCCGCTACACTGTGGATGGCGGGGTCCTCACTCACCAGCAGAGAAAGTTCTACGAGGAAAATGGCTTCTTAGTCATCAAGAATCTGATATCACATGACAAGATTGATGTCTACCG CCAATATTTTGAGGATATCTGCCGTGGTGAGGTGACTGTACCTGGCCTGACCATCATGAAGGACATCAGCCTCCTCAAGTCAAAGGCCAACCTTCCTAAAGACAGCTCATCTGTCACTAAAATACAGCAATTTCAGGATGACCCTGTGCTGATGGGATACTGTGCTGACCCAGAG GTACTGCAGTATGTGGAGAGCTTCAGTGGCCCCAACATCTCTGTGGTTCACACCATGCTTATCAACAAGCCTCCAGACCCAG GCAGCAAGACTTCCCGCCATCCCCTGCACCAGGACATGTACTACTTCCCCTGGCGCCCCGTAGACAGGGTGGTTTGTGCCTGGACAGCCATGGAACACGTGGACCGGTCCAACGGCTGCCTGGTGGTGCTGCCTGGTTCCCACAGGGAGGGCGTCATCAAGGAACATGATTCCCGCAA GTTTCAGGGAGGAGTGAACTATTTGTACCATGGGATCCTGGACTTTGATGAGAAGAGTCCCCGTGTGCACCTGGAGATGGAGAAAGGAGACACAGTCTTCTTCCACCCCCTCCTCATCCACGGGTCCGGTATGAACAGGACCAAGGGGTTCAGGAAG GCAATCTCTGGACACTATTTCCAGACAGACTCCACCATTATAGATGTGACAGGAACAGTTCAAGAGAAGGCCCAAAGGGAGACAGTTGAAATGTTCCTTAAGAAGGGGAAGCTGCCCAAGGACCACCccttgaacaaaatgtcaatgaag GAACTGGCCTTCGTGATTACCGAAGGTAGAAGCCGTGTGGTGAGGGGTAAACCTGCTGGTCTGCAGTACTGA
- the LOC118415139 gene encoding phytanoyl-CoA dioxygenase, peroxisomal-like, which yields MADRLLTVLRHLEPGKPHQGISPNPVSATNYQYSQPFSILSDEQRKFYEKNGFLVIKNLVSGDKIDKYKERFQKVCTGEVKIPGVIIMRDVAIAKSEFVPGEHAVTKIQDWMLDPVLFQYCCDPEILKYVEAFTGPDIAAMHTMLINKPPDPGSKSSRHPMHQDLHYFPFRPADRVVCSWTAMEKVDRSNGCLVVLPGSHTGDLKQHDYPEWEGGVNKMYHGVRDYSPDHPRVHLEMEKGDTVFFHPILIHGSGMNRTQGFRKAISCHYASNHCYYIDVEGTTQENISDETLALVRRRLGDNVNLSFKDVWRLRARLVKGQPGNIVE from the exons ATGGCTGACAGGTTGCTGACAGTTCTCCGTCACCTGGAACCTGGAAAGCCTCATCAGGGCATC TCCCCAAACCCAGTGTCAGCGACAAACTACCAGTACAGTCAGCCATTCTCCATCCTGTCTGATGAACAGAGGaagttttatgaaaaaaatggattcCTGGTCATCAAGAACCTTGTCTCTGGAGacaaaatagacaaatacaA GGAGCGTTTCCAGAAGGTCTGCACAGGCGAAGTGAAGATCCCAGGAGTCATCATCATGAGGGATGTGGCCATCGCCAAGTCCGAGTTCGTGCCAGGGGAGCATGCTGTGACCAAGATACAGGACTGGATGTTGGATCCTGTTCTGTTTCAGTACTGCTGTGATCCAGAG ATCCTGAAGTATGTGGAAGCCTTCACTGGACCTGACATAGCAGCGATGCACACCATGCTCATCAACAAGCCTCCAGACCCAG GCTCCAAGTCATCCCGCCACCCTATGCACCAGGACCTGCACTACTTCCCCTTCCGTCCGGCAGACCGCGTCGTGTGCTCCTGGACTGCCATGGAGAAGGTGGACCGGTCCAACGGCTGCCTGGTGGTGCTGCCTGGCTCACACACTGGGGACCTCAAGCAGCATGACTATCCTGAATGGGAG GGAGGTGTAAACAAGATGTACCACGGTGTGCGTGACTACTCTCCTGATCACCCCCGTGTGCACCTGGAGATGGAGAAAGGAGACACCGTCTTCTTCCACCCCATCCTCATCCACGGGTCTGGCATGAACAGGACACAGGGGTTCAGGAAG GCCATCTCTTGTCACTATGCCAGTAACCACTGCTACTACATCGATGTGGAAGGGACAACTCAGGAGAACATTTCTGATGAAACTCTTGCACTAGTCAGGAGAAGGCTTGGTGACAATGTTAACCTGTCTTTCAAG GATGTGTGGCGCCTGCGTGCACGACTGGTGAAGGGACAGCCTGGAAACATTGTGGAATAA